A section of the Bifidobacterium sp. ESL0728 genome encodes:
- the mfd gene encoding transcription-repair coupling factor — protein sequence MSGSLAGFLPRLDDDGAFRDLLAGEIEAPEGAADQALTVGTPEGIRPALAAARAQYSSVVMVVSSSREAEETVNSIRSWYGGDPGEVSQLEAWETLPHERLSPRADTVASRMAVFRRLCHPQEHSEMFGPIRILVMPVRSLIQPVVAGLGDVEPLVFKVGSEIPLDEVSARLVENAYTRVDLVVNRGEFAVRGGIVDVFPPTLPHPVRIEFFGDEIDTIKEFHASDQRTYGDNIETIWATPCRELQLTDKVRARAKSLIGRIPNADDMLQSIADSIPVEGMESLIPALIDDMQPVATMLPRDAVIMLSDPEKLRRAAADLAKTANEFLAASWHVAASGHGAGAPISFDQASFLDFDETIRSLEFSNHDVWRLTSFGVDKTMSGHVQLDAKVPEEYRGDEKRATTGVEGLIDDGFEVTITAAANGTLSRLKRALGQTGVTRFDTVRSQAMDGFIDAAAKFALLTERDLTGKTSAVAQQKTSHRRHKAIDLMELKAGDYIVHEQHGIGQFVEMRQRTTGVGANRATREYLVIEYAPSKRNAPPDKLFIPTDQLDQVSKYIGADKPKLNKLGGSDWAQTKAKARKHVHEIADDLVKLYSARQQAKGFAFSPDTPWQKELEDAFPYQETADQLTTIDEVKADMEKPVPMDRLICGDVGFGKTEIAVRAAFKAVQDGKQVAILAPTTLLVQQHYETFTERYEGFPVHVAAMSRFQTKKEIDETLKGLESGFVDVVIGTHKLLNPKIKFKDLGLLIIDEEQRFGVEHKETLKALRTNIDVLSLSATPIPRTLEMAVTGIREMSTLATPPEDRLPVLTYVGAYEDAQVTAAIRRELLRGGQVFYVHNRVNDIDKTAAKIHELVPEAKIGIAHGKMGEKQLDNIIQDFWHRDIDVLVCTTIIETGLDITNANTLIVDHADRFGLSQLHQLRGRVGRGRERAYAYFLYDPSKPMTQQSHDRLATIAQNTALGSGFDVAMKDLELRGTGNLLGGEQSGHIEGVGFDLYVRMVSDAVEKYKEPERKESVAVTIDLPIEASIPVDYIDSDKLRLEAYRKLASARTEQDLTELREELTDRYGSLPEEFDTLFDVARLRSKARALGISEIVTQGNRVRIAKIDPPESLQMRLSRIYKGTQYRPVAHTLLIPAPFGGSMGSKPMTSPEVMGWADQLLEDLAWTGKPKQS from the coding sequence ATGTCCGGTTCGCTTGCCGGGTTTCTGCCACGTCTTGACGATGACGGAGCGTTTCGCGACCTATTGGCCGGCGAGATCGAAGCGCCGGAAGGTGCCGCCGATCAGGCGTTGACCGTTGGTACGCCCGAAGGCATCCGGCCGGCGCTAGCCGCCGCACGTGCGCAGTATTCTTCCGTGGTGATGGTGGTGTCTTCTAGCCGCGAAGCCGAGGAAACCGTCAACTCGATACGCTCGTGGTACGGGGGAGACCCGGGCGAAGTTAGCCAGCTTGAGGCTTGGGAGACCCTGCCACACGAACGGCTTTCGCCACGTGCCGACACGGTGGCCAGCCGCATGGCCGTCTTCCGCAGGCTTTGCCATCCTCAAGAGCACAGCGAGATGTTCGGCCCGATTCGCATTCTCGTGATGCCGGTGCGTTCGCTGATTCAGCCGGTGGTGGCCGGTTTGGGCGACGTGGAACCGTTGGTGTTCAAGGTTGGCAGCGAGATTCCGCTGGACGAGGTTTCTGCACGATTGGTCGAGAATGCTTATACGCGCGTCGATCTAGTGGTCAATCGCGGCGAGTTCGCTGTGCGTGGTGGCATTGTCGATGTCTTTCCACCGACTTTGCCGCACCCGGTGCGTATCGAATTCTTCGGCGACGAGATCGACACCATCAAGGAATTCCATGCTTCCGATCAGCGCACCTACGGTGACAATATTGAGACCATTTGGGCCACGCCCTGCCGTGAGCTGCAGCTGACCGACAAAGTGCGCGCCCGCGCCAAATCGTTGATTGGCCGGATTCCCAACGCCGACGATATGCTGCAATCCATCGCTGACTCCATTCCCGTGGAGGGCATGGAATCGCTGATTCCCGCGCTGATTGACGATATGCAGCCGGTGGCCACGATGCTGCCCCGCGACGCGGTCATCATGCTTTCCGACCCCGAGAAGTTGCGTCGCGCCGCCGCCGACCTTGCCAAAACCGCCAATGAGTTCCTCGCTGCGAGCTGGCACGTGGCTGCCAGCGGCCACGGTGCCGGTGCGCCCATCAGCTTTGATCAGGCGAGCTTCCTTGATTTCGATGAGACCATTCGTTCGCTGGAATTCTCCAACCATGACGTGTGGAGGCTCACGAGTTTCGGCGTCGACAAGACGATGTCTGGTCATGTCCAGCTTGATGCGAAGGTTCCCGAGGAATATCGTGGCGACGAAAAGCGAGCCACCACAGGTGTTGAAGGGCTGATAGACGACGGCTTTGAAGTGACCATCACGGCCGCTGCCAATGGCACGCTGTCAAGGCTCAAGCGTGCGCTCGGCCAGACCGGCGTGACGCGTTTCGACACCGTGCGTTCGCAGGCCATGGATGGTTTCATCGATGCCGCCGCCAAATTCGCCCTCCTCACCGAACGCGACCTGACTGGCAAGACCAGCGCTGTCGCCCAACAGAAGACCTCACACCGCCGTCACAAGGCCATCGACCTGATGGAGCTGAAGGCCGGAGATTACATCGTCCACGAGCAGCACGGTATCGGCCAATTCGTTGAGATGCGCCAGCGCACCACCGGTGTCGGCGCCAACCGTGCCACCCGCGAATATCTGGTTATCGAATACGCCCCGTCCAAGCGCAACGCGCCGCCGGACAAGCTTTTCATCCCCACCGACCAGCTCGATCAGGTCTCCAAATACATCGGTGCCGACAAGCCCAAGCTCAACAAACTCGGCGGTTCCGACTGGGCCCAGACCAAGGCCAAGGCCCGCAAACACGTCCACGAGATTGCCGACGACTTGGTCAAGCTCTATTCCGCCCGCCAGCAGGCCAAAGGCTTCGCGTTCAGCCCCGACACCCCGTGGCAAAAGGAACTCGAGGACGCCTTCCCGTATCAGGAGACGGCCGACCAGCTCACCACCATCGACGAGGTCAAGGCCGACATGGAAAAGCCTGTGCCGATGGACCGCTTGATCTGCGGCGACGTCGGCTTCGGCAAAACCGAAATCGCGGTGCGTGCCGCGTTCAAGGCCGTGCAGGACGGCAAGCAAGTCGCCATCCTCGCCCCGACCACGCTTCTGGTGCAGCAGCATTACGAGACGTTCACCGAACGTTATGAAGGGTTCCCTGTCCATGTGGCTGCAATGAGCCGGTTCCAGACCAAAAAAGAGATTGACGAGACGCTCAAGGGCTTGGAATCCGGGTTTGTTGATGTCGTCATCGGCACCCATAAGCTGCTGAACCCGAAAATCAAATTCAAGGATCTGGGGCTTCTCATCATCGACGAGGAACAGCGTTTCGGTGTCGAACATAAGGAGACGCTGAAGGCGCTGCGCACCAACATCGATGTGCTTTCGCTTTCTGCTACACCGATTCCCAGAACGCTGGAAATGGCCGTCACCGGCATTCGTGAGATGTCGACGCTCGCGACCCCTCCTGAAGACCGTCTTCCAGTGCTCACCTACGTTGGTGCCTACGAGGATGCGCAGGTCACCGCCGCGATCCGACGTGAGCTTCTGCGCGGAGGCCAGGTCTTCTACGTGCATAACCGCGTCAATGACATTGACAAGACAGCCGCGAAAATCCACGAATTGGTGCCCGAGGCGAAAATCGGCATCGCGCACGGCAAGATGGGGGAGAAGCAGCTCGACAACATCATCCAGGACTTCTGGCACCGTGACATCGATGTGCTTGTTTGTACTACAATCATCGAAACTGGCCTCGATATCACCAATGCCAACACGCTGATCGTCGACCATGCCGACCGTTTCGGCTTGAGCCAGCTCCACCAGCTACGTGGCCGTGTGGGCCGCGGCCGCGAACGCGCTTACGCCTACTTCCTTTACGACCCAAGCAAGCCCATGACCCAGCAGTCGCACGACCGTTTGGCCACCATCGCCCAGAACACGGCGCTGGGAAGCGGATTCGACGTGGCGATGAAGGATCTCGAACTGCGCGGCACCGGCAACCTCCTGGGCGGCGAGCAGAGCGGTCACATCGAGGGCGTCGGCTTCGACCTGTACGTGCGTATGGTCTCCGATGCCGTCGAAAAGTACAAGGAGCCCGAGCGCAAGGAATCCGTCGCCGTCACCATCGACCTGCCCATCGAGGCTTCAATTCCGGTCGATTACATCGATTCGGACAAGCTGCGTCTTGAGGCCTATCGAAAGCTGGCCAGTGCGCGCACCGAGCAGGATCTCACAGAACTGCGAGAGGAATTGACCGATCGTTACGGCTCGCTGCCCGAGGAATTTGACACGCTCTTTGACGTCGCCAGACTGCGTAGTAAGGCCCGTGCACTTGGCATTTCCGAGATCGTGACGCAAGGCAACCGCGTGCGCATCGCCAAGATTGACCCGCCTGAATCCCTGCAAATGCGACTTTCTCGGATTTATAAGGGTACACAATACCGTCCGGTGGCTCATACGCTCTTGATTCCCGCGCCGTTCGGTGGCTCGATGGGCAGCAAACCCATGACCAGCCCCGAGGTGATGGGCTGGGCCGACCAGCTGCTCGAAGACCTCGCGTGGACAGGCAAACCCAAGCAGAGCTGA